In one Bacillota bacterium genomic region, the following are encoded:
- a CDS encoding penicillin-binding protein 1A: protein MAKGARGRIRFPFFLFAFLILLLAGVLAAFLVGCVRTMPRFDPVILAETNMTSTVYDANGEIFTRLHGEENRLPVDLDKTPVELKQAFISTEDVRFYQHFGIDPRAIARAVWRIVSGQSFEGGSTITQQLVKNAFLTQEQTLKRKVQEAILAMQVERRYTKDQILEMYFNEIYFGHGAYGVQAASRTYFGKDVSELNLAEAAFLAGITKNPSRYSPFEQFENGKARQEIVLDNMVRAEVITPEVAKAAKEQPIEIRSVQGGVKRPAPYFIDYVISALVDKLTPRYGSERGVYDAIYRGGLQIYTTLDPAMQEAAENTLLESLPEGETDKNGITQPQGALVALDPSTGAVKALVGGRDWGETKFNRAVQALRQPGSAFKPFVYTTALVQGWSPGSVLDDAPTIYDGKQWPNNYNNVFRGLTTLRVGIEGSINVMAVKLGEKVGADNTVATAERMGISTLVKSGKYNDRQLALALGGMTDGVSPLEMAAAYGVLANGGSRIEPFPVTLVKDSKGDIIWEHQVVPERVLSPQVSFIITDMLRGVITRGTGSSAGVVGRPAAGKTGTTTGNNDVWFVGYTPELATAVWIGSDAKEEGSRTFLSRHNIGSGFPARIWGQFMRLALANYPTQNFTPPGGLVKVAVCNKSGLLPSNICPTESIVTDYFVQGTQPTATCDVHVTATVCAETGKLAAEYCPEPVTKVFIQRKEPYATRADGKKPLDAVDEVPTEICSEHETPPVASIEMYVCPDSQALATQYCPAPELRLFIPGNEPKDICPIHRLPPSEPEPGDFDDNGTRPDNDNGQHGQGNNQNRGRRFP, encoded by the coding sequence ATGGCAAAGGGAGCTCGAGGGAGAATCAGATTTCCCTTTTTCCTGTTCGCCTTTCTTATTCTGCTTTTAGCAGGGGTGTTGGCAGCTTTCTTGGTTGGGTGTGTGCGCACAATGCCCCGTTTTGACCCTGTTATACTGGCCGAAACCAACATGACCTCCACCGTATACGATGCGAACGGAGAAATCTTTACTCGTCTGCACGGAGAAGAAAACCGACTACCGGTGGACCTGGACAAAACCCCAGTAGAGCTAAAACAGGCTTTCATTTCCACTGAGGACGTTCGTTTTTACCAGCATTTTGGCATTGATCCTCGGGCCATTGCTCGGGCTGTCTGGCGGATAGTTTCCGGGCAATCCTTTGAGGGTGGAAGCACCATTACCCAACAATTGGTAAAAAATGCATTTCTTACCCAGGAGCAAACCTTAAAACGAAAAGTACAGGAAGCAATTTTGGCTATGCAAGTGGAACGACGTTATACCAAAGATCAGATTCTGGAGATGTATTTCAACGAGATTTATTTTGGCCATGGAGCATACGGTGTTCAAGCTGCCAGCCGTACCTACTTTGGCAAAGATGTGTCTGAATTGAATTTGGCCGAAGCAGCCTTCTTAGCCGGGATAACCAAGAACCCTTCCCGCTACTCTCCGTTCGAACAATTTGAGAACGGAAAAGCTCGGCAAGAAATAGTCCTGGACAACATGGTGCGAGCTGAAGTCATTACTCCCGAGGTAGCTAAAGCTGCCAAGGAGCAGCCCATAGAAATTAGATCGGTTCAGGGAGGAGTCAAGCGGCCGGCTCCCTATTTCATCGACTATGTGATCTCTGCTCTGGTTGACAAGCTTACGCCCAGATACGGATCGGAAAGAGGAGTCTACGATGCTATCTACCGCGGTGGGCTGCAGATATATACTACTTTAGATCCGGCTATGCAGGAGGCAGCAGAAAACACACTGCTGGAAAGTCTACCAGAAGGAGAAACGGACAAGAACGGCATTACCCAACCGCAAGGAGCTTTAGTGGCTTTGGATCCAAGCACCGGAGCAGTTAAAGCCTTAGTGGGCGGACGGGACTGGGGAGAGACAAAGTTCAACCGGGCAGTGCAAGCTCTGCGGCAACCAGGTTCGGCGTTTAAGCCATTCGTATATACAACTGCACTGGTACAGGGTTGGTCCCCTGGCTCAGTCCTAGACGATGCTCCTACGATTTATGACGGAAAACAATGGCCCAATAATTATAACAACGTGTTTCGTGGCTTAACTACCCTCAGGGTTGGTATTGAGGGCTCCATTAATGTCATGGCGGTTAAGCTGGGTGAAAAGGTAGGTGCCGACAATACAGTTGCTACCGCCGAAAGAATGGGGATTTCGACGCTGGTGAAATCCGGGAAGTACAATGACCGGCAATTGGCCTTGGCTTTGGGTGGTATGACTGACGGCGTCTCACCGCTCGAGATGGCGGCCGCCTATGGGGTTTTAGCTAATGGCGGTTCCCGGATTGAACCTTTTCCTGTGACTTTAGTCAAAGATAGTAAGGGCGACATTATTTGGGAGCATCAGGTTGTCCCGGAAAGGGTTCTTTCACCCCAGGTTAGCTTTATCATCACCGACATGTTACGAGGGGTAATTACCCGAGGAACAGGTAGCTCAGCAGGCGTAGTCGGGCGACCAGCAGCTGGTAAGACTGGGACCACTACTGGTAACAACGACGTTTGGTTCGTTGGCTATACCCCAGAACTGGCTACAGCCGTGTGGATCGGCTCGGATGCCAAAGAGGAAGGCTCACGCACCTTCCTTAGTCGCCACAACATTGGCAGCGGCTTTCCGGCTCGAATTTGGGGGCAATTTATGCGACTGGCCTTAGCTAATTACCCGACACAGAACTTCACCCCGCCGGGCGGCTTAGTAAAGGTTGCAGTCTGCAATAAGTCAGGGTTGCTTCCCAGCAACATTTGTCCTACAGAGAGTATTGTCACGGACTATTTTGTTCAAGGAACGCAACCTACCGCCACTTGTGATGTTCACGTTACGGCTACCGTTTGCGCCGAGACCGGTAAGCTGGCTGCTGAATACTGCCCGGAACCGGTAACCAAAGTGTTTATTCAGAGAAAAGAACCTTACGCTACTCGTGCCGACGGCAAAAAACCTTTGGATGCAGTTGATGAAGTACCGACTGAGATTTGCAGCGAGCACGAAACGCCTCCGGTCGCATCAATAGAAATGTATGTTTGTCCGGACAGCCAGGCTTTAGCTACTCAATATTGTCCGGCACCAGAGTTGAGGTTATTTATACCGGGGAATGAACCAAAAGATATTTGCCCCATCCATAGATTGCCACCGTCTGAGCCCGAACCAGGCGACTTTGACGACAATGGCACTAGGCCTGACAACGATAATGGCCAGCACGGACAGGGTAACAACCAGAATCGAGGACGCCGTTTTCCGTAG
- a CDS encoding endonuclease MutS2: protein MPIASEKTKNRLEWEKIIEKLTSHADTPLGKELCRSLEPSKDINEVKSGQTATSEAVGLLCRGAHAPLGGISDIRPFIVLAQRGGMLGTPALYNVRCSLEAGRKVRTFLLLEGKTSFFIEMGASMPLFPELQSELERCILGPDELADKASPVLFRLRREIVRLENQIREHLDGMVRSPTTQKYLQEPLVTMRDDRYVLPVKHEFRQQVPGVVHDQSASGATLFIEPFITFELGNRLREVRSQEEREVERILTNLSLQVAEKEDQIESLLVQLGKLDFVLAKGKLALALQASPPRLSDDGYLELRQARNPLLDQAAVPVTIWLGRSFRTLVVTGPNTGGKTVLLKTIGLLVLMHQAGLHIPAQADSELPIFKQIFCDIGDEQSIEQSLSTFSAHMTNIISILQSCTCNSLVLLDELGAGTDPSEGAALGMAVLEYLGEVGATTVATTHYSELKVFAYSQPGVENASVEFDPITLQPTYRLVIGLPGRSNALEIAARLGLPKTIVEQARSFLCYADARADDLIRSLEEKRQHFEQLTAAADTAKVQAEKIHQESEARRQALIAREDALIRRAREDATRTVNYARRESERIIKELRRQTSRLMERERTLLAETARADLGKMQELIHDNLRLEEEVTQAEEEISVDRPLTAGQTIYIPHLKVKGSVIDPPDPEGNVRVQAGILKMILPARQIQVVSVPEGGEREPFVGPIASDKAQTISPELDLRGLTVDDAQYALGKYLDDARLAGLERVRLIHGKGTGVLRQAVQDYLKNHPDIRSYSLAGYREGGTGVTIALLKR, encoded by the coding sequence ATGCCGATAGCTTCAGAGAAAACGAAAAACAGGTTAGAATGGGAGAAGATCATTGAGAAACTGACTTCTCATGCCGATACTCCACTAGGGAAAGAGCTCTGCCGTAGCTTGGAGCCGTCCAAAGACATCAATGAAGTGAAGTCCGGCCAGACTGCAACCAGCGAAGCAGTGGGCCTTTTATGCCGGGGCGCTCATGCTCCTTTAGGCGGTATCAGCGACATTAGGCCTTTTATTGTTCTGGCCCAACGCGGAGGCATGTTAGGTACACCTGCACTCTACAATGTTCGCTGCTCCCTAGAGGCCGGGCGGAAAGTTAGAACCTTTCTTCTGCTGGAAGGGAAGACTTCATTTTTCATTGAGATGGGGGCGTCCATGCCGCTTTTTCCGGAATTGCAGTCCGAATTAGAGCGGTGCATTCTTGGCCCTGACGAATTGGCCGATAAGGCTAGTCCCGTTTTGTTCCGTCTGCGACGGGAGATTGTACGGCTGGAAAACCAAATACGTGAACATTTAGATGGTATGGTTCGCTCCCCCACTACCCAAAAATACCTGCAAGAGCCGCTGGTTACAATGCGTGACGACCGCTATGTTCTGCCGGTAAAGCACGAATTTCGTCAACAGGTTCCCGGTGTTGTTCACGACCAATCTGCCAGCGGGGCCACCTTATTTATTGAGCCTTTCATTACCTTTGAACTAGGAAACCGGTTGCGCGAAGTCCGATCCCAAGAGGAACGGGAAGTAGAACGAATCTTAACCAATCTCTCGCTTCAAGTAGCAGAGAAAGAAGACCAAATTGAAAGCCTGCTGGTCCAGCTGGGAAAGCTGGATTTTGTCTTGGCCAAAGGAAAACTAGCCCTGGCTTTACAAGCATCTCCTCCCAGGCTCAGTGATGACGGGTACTTGGAACTACGCCAGGCCAGAAATCCGCTGTTAGATCAAGCTGCTGTTCCTGTGACTATCTGGTTAGGGCGCAGTTTCCGGACATTGGTAGTAACAGGTCCTAACACGGGCGGAAAAACAGTTCTCCTCAAAACCATAGGTTTGTTAGTTCTGATGCATCAGGCAGGCTTACATATCCCAGCCCAAGCGGACAGCGAGCTGCCTATTTTCAAACAAATTTTCTGCGATATCGGTGACGAGCAAAGCATTGAACAAAGCCTGAGCACATTTTCCGCCCATATGACCAACATCATATCTATCTTGCAGTCTTGTACCTGCAACTCCTTAGTGTTGCTTGATGAACTTGGTGCCGGCACTGATCCCAGCGAAGGGGCGGCATTGGGTATGGCCGTTCTTGAATACTTGGGCGAAGTCGGCGCTACAACTGTTGCCACCACCCATTATAGCGAACTGAAAGTATTTGCCTACAGCCAGCCAGGGGTAGAGAATGCATCGGTAGAATTTGACCCTATTACTCTGCAGCCCACGTATCGCCTGGTCATCGGCCTCCCCGGCCGTAGTAACGCTTTAGAAATTGCCGCTCGGTTAGGTCTTCCGAAAACAATCGTAGAGCAGGCTCGATCATTCCTGTGTTATGCCGATGCGCGTGCTGATGACCTCATACGTTCTTTAGAAGAAAAGCGTCAACATTTTGAGCAGCTTACCGCTGCTGCGGACACTGCCAAGGTACAAGCAGAAAAGATTCACCAGGAATCGGAAGCACGGCGCCAAGCATTGATTGCTAGGGAAGACGCTCTGATCCGACGGGCCAGAGAAGATGCCACCCGGACGGTAAATTACGCTCGGCGGGAAAGCGAACGGATTATTAAGGAACTAAGAAGACAGACCTCAAGGCTGATGGAAAGGGAGCGTACCCTATTAGCTGAAACTGCGCGGGCCGATTTAGGGAAGATGCAGGAACTTATTCATGACAATTTACGACTGGAAGAAGAGGTTACCCAGGCTGAGGAGGAGATAAGTGTAGACCGACCGTTAACAGCGGGACAGACCATATATATCCCTCACCTCAAGGTAAAGGGTAGCGTTATTGATCCACCTGATCCGGAAGGAAATGTGAGAGTGCAGGCAGGAATACTCAAAATGATCTTACCAGCACGGCAAATACAAGTTGTATCCGTTCCTGAAGGCGGTGAGCGCGAGCCTTTTGTAGGGCCAATAGCCAGCGACAAAGCGCAAACAATCTCCCCGGAGTTGGATCTACGAGGTCTCACTGTTGATGATGCCCAATATGCGTTAGGAAAGTACCTGGATGATGCTCGGTTGGCAGGATTAGAGCGGGTGCGATTGATTCACGGCAAAGGAACCGGCGTACTGCGGCAAGCAGTACAGGACTATCTTAAGAACCATCCGGACATTAGGTCTTATTCACTGGCCGGTTATCGAGAAGGTGGTACCGGAGTTACAATAGCATTACTTAAAAGATAA
- the polX gene encoding DNA polymerase/3'-5' exonuclease PolX: protein MNNLEISWIFLEIADLLEIKGDNPFKIRSYRQAAQLLATLDEDIGVYWNEKRLTELPGIGPALAAKIHELLDTGHLTYLKELRQEVPAQLRQFLSIPGVGPRTVHTIYRHLGITTLEELKAAASAQQLRVLPGLGTKSELAIKHALATMDVVPERLPLSDAAMVAADLAEALAQLPEVTNVEVVGEVRRREEFVCEATLLLSAQPDKTGDILATFSSAPYVRQVLTLGSTYMTVILGIGLKARLIVVTPSEFTTQLCYYTGSAGHWHALVARAKQCNLELTPASLRGQDGPLPLESEQDLYYHLGLDFVIPELRTGKGEVLAARHGTLPQVISPEHMKGDLHLHTNWSDGRESIFSLARAAVERGYEYIAITDHSQRLKIARGLDAQRLAAQADEIAAARAEFPNLTILAGIEADILADGQLDLPNQVLAKLDLVIASVHSGFRQDEKTMTSRIVTALRNPFVHILAHPSGRLIGRRPTYQVNLDTVLEEARLLGKVLEINASPERLDLSAEWAAKAKHLGLKLAISTDAHDAQRLADMEYGVSVARRAGLEACDVINTWPTAHLKDFLQSIRGVV from the coding sequence GTGAATAATCTTGAGATTTCTTGGATCTTTCTTGAAATCGCTGATCTGCTGGAAATTAAGGGAGATAACCCGTTTAAGATACGTTCCTACCGACAGGCAGCCCAGTTGCTGGCCACGTTAGATGAAGACATTGGAGTCTACTGGAACGAAAAGAGGTTAACAGAGCTGCCGGGAATTGGCCCAGCTTTGGCGGCTAAAATACATGAGCTACTGGATACCGGCCATTTAACCTATCTAAAAGAGCTTCGCCAGGAGGTTCCGGCCCAGTTAAGACAGTTTCTTTCTATTCCCGGCGTGGGTCCGCGCACAGTACATACCATATACCGCCACTTGGGTATTACCACTCTGGAAGAACTTAAGGCAGCTGCTTCAGCTCAACAACTGCGCGTGCTTCCTGGTCTGGGGACTAAATCAGAACTGGCGATCAAGCATGCCTTAGCTACGATGGACGTTGTGCCTGAAAGGCTGCCTCTTAGTGATGCAGCCATGGTAGCCGCTGATCTGGCTGAAGCCCTAGCTCAGTTGCCTGAAGTTACAAACGTAGAGGTGGTAGGAGAGGTAAGAAGAAGGGAAGAATTTGTCTGTGAAGCCACCTTGCTACTGAGCGCCCAACCGGACAAAACTGGGGATATCCTGGCCACTTTTAGTTCGGCACCTTATGTCCGCCAAGTCCTAACGTTGGGCTCAACGTATATGACAGTAATTTTAGGCATCGGACTTAAGGCCCGGCTCATTGTTGTAACGCCGTCTGAGTTTACCACCCAACTTTGTTATTACACTGGTTCAGCAGGCCACTGGCACGCTCTGGTGGCTAGGGCCAAGCAATGCAATCTGGAGCTTACACCTGCGTCACTTAGGGGTCAAGATGGCCCTTTGCCACTAGAATCTGAACAGGATCTTTACTACCATTTGGGATTGGACTTTGTCATACCGGAACTTAGAACCGGCAAAGGCGAAGTGTTAGCGGCAAGGCACGGTACTTTGCCCCAAGTTATTTCGCCTGAACACATGAAGGGGGATCTGCACTTACATACTAATTGGAGCGACGGTAGAGAAAGCATCTTCTCTCTAGCTCGAGCAGCCGTCGAACGTGGATACGAGTACATTGCTATAACCGACCACTCCCAACGCCTAAAAATTGCCCGTGGTTTAGATGCCCAGCGGCTCGCAGCCCAGGCAGATGAAATCGCTGCTGCACGAGCCGAGTTTCCCAATTTGACGATCCTAGCTGGAATTGAAGCAGATATCTTGGCCGACGGTCAGCTGGATCTTCCGAACCAAGTGCTAGCGAAACTGGATTTAGTCATTGCCTCTGTTCACTCTGGATTCAGGCAAGACGAGAAAACTATGACCAGTAGGATTGTAACCGCTTTGCGTAACCCTTTTGTGCACATTTTGGCCCACCCCAGCGGGCGCCTAATTGGAAGACGACCCACTTACCAGGTAAATCTCGATACGGTGCTAGAAGAAGCGCGCCTACTGGGCAAAGTTTTAGAAATAAATGCATCTCCCGAACGTCTGGACCTTAGCGCTGAATGGGCTGCCAAAGCTAAGCATTTGGGACTAAAACTGGCCATCAGCACTGATGCTCACGATGCCCAGCGCTTGGCTGACATGGAGTACGGTGTAAGTGTGGCTCGACGGGCGGGCTTGGAAGCATGTGACGTAATCAACACCTGGCCCACTGCGCACCTGAAAGACTTTCTCCAATCTATCCGGGGGGTAGTTTGA
- a CDS encoding CvpA family protein codes for MNLLDLAIILVLILHMVTGWRKGLLGLLGEVGGLVLGLWLGTSYSRQAAGFVSSYLVGPAWLLLILCFLGLFLVGLLAARTVATILKRLVVIPGLSNIDRFTGAAMGLAVGTLLTIVLVSLLAYLPWPYFVDLIQSSEIGQYFWSVAPVFNRFFWKELGPLLPLPMAGPRIRT; via the coding sequence GTGAACCTACTGGATCTTGCCATTATCCTAGTCTTGATCCTACACATGGTTACTGGTTGGCGCAAAGGATTGCTGGGCCTGCTTGGAGAAGTGGGTGGACTGGTGTTGGGACTTTGGCTAGGAACCAGCTATTCGAGACAGGCGGCCGGCTTTGTCAGTTCATATCTGGTGGGGCCGGCCTGGCTCTTACTGATACTATGTTTCTTGGGCTTGTTTCTAGTAGGGCTATTAGCTGCCAGGACTGTTGCTACTATTCTTAAGCGCCTCGTTGTTATTCCCGGTCTATCTAACATAGATCGCTTTACCGGAGCAGCCATGGGGCTCGCTGTAGGCACCCTTTTGACCATTGTACTGGTGAGTCTGTTAGCGTATTTGCCCTGGCCGTATTTTGTTGACCTGATACAATCCTCAGAAATAGGGCAGTATTTTTGGTCAGTAGCTCCTGTTTTTAACCGCTTCTTCTGGAAAGAATTGGGCCCCCTACTACCGCTACCTATGGCTGGCCCGAGAATAAGAACTTGA
- the zapA gene encoding cell division protein ZapA — translation MSANTHNRVTVHILGEEYVVKGKASGDHIRKLGTYVDEIMSEIHQRSPCLSTMQVAILAAVNIAAELHRVREDYDELLQLLQDSDSNTESS, via the coding sequence ATGTCTGCGAATACACACAACCGGGTCACTGTCCATATCCTAGGAGAAGAATACGTGGTTAAGGGCAAAGCCAGCGGTGACCATATCCGTAAGCTTGGAACCTATGTAGACGAGATCATGTCCGAAATCCACCAACGAAGTCCTTGTCTTAGTACAATGCAGGTGGCTATTTTGGCGGCAGTTAATATTGCCGCCGAGCTCCACCGGGTAAGGGAAGATTACGATGAGCTCTTGCAGTTGCTTCAGGATTCCGATTCTAATACTGAATCAAGTTGA
- a CDS encoding phenylalanine--tRNA ligase subunit beta — MRVPYSWLQDYVSAELPPPTELADILTLAGLEVDSIERAGAGIEKVVVAQIEEIKLHPEAEHLLVAKVNISSQDHIQVVTGAKNLRPGLKVPLALPGASLADGQTVAAARFRGLMSEGMLCSAEEIGWEEPSGKETAGILILPESAKLGENVAEVLSLGDLVLTLEVTPDRPDCLSLIGIAREVATATGAKVLLPASVVPNDKTDADGPLSISIADQDLCLRYAGALIRKVSIGSSPVWLKQRLTAAGMRPVNTVVDITNYVMLEIGQPLHAFDYGKLSRKQIVVRRSRPGEILTTLDGSEQELSENMLVIADGDRPQGLAGIMGGMASEVTTATNTVLLESACFANTNIRRTAHHLGMRTEASLRFERGVDPNGAIFALQRSALLLEQLGAGELDFIVDIYPQPVTPRIISVNTDRIRRLIGTTVDDVFIKAALERLQLQVVREDYPALQVRVPTFRPDLEQEADLVEEVARLYGFDRIPALPLEGRLQIGQRPLELRIELMIKDILRGCGLDEVQTYSLVDPDSIAKLKLPPTNKRQRLMPLLFPLSSEQSVLRTMLIPSLLEVAALNQRRKAQAVNIFEVSRVYLSHQLPPTELPSMPRHLGIVLAGAVGERSWQGIPAANSFYRLKGILEKIAEKLGVAGKFVSTSLDFYHPGRQTCFEVDGSCLGVLGELHPDAADSFGLSGRVYALELDLTALLSHIRLTTRYRALPRYPGVERDLALIVPEDTEAAQVTQVIMESAGPYLAHLRLFDVYLGAPVPAGYKNLAYSLLFRSADQTLTEEDVNPHLENIIMQAAEKTGAILRH, encoded by the coding sequence ATGCGAGTACCGTATAGTTGGCTACAAGACTATGTTTCGGCAGAATTACCGCCCCCGACAGAGCTGGCTGATATTTTGACGCTAGCCGGTTTAGAGGTGGACAGCATAGAACGAGCTGGTGCCGGTATAGAGAAAGTAGTGGTGGCTCAGATCGAAGAAATCAAACTTCATCCCGAAGCAGAACATCTCTTAGTAGCGAAAGTCAATATCAGTTCTCAGGACCATATACAAGTGGTCACCGGAGCCAAGAATCTCAGACCCGGCCTTAAAGTCCCGTTGGCACTGCCCGGAGCTTCATTAGCAGACGGGCAGACTGTAGCTGCTGCCAGGTTTCGAGGATTGATGTCAGAAGGAATGCTCTGCTCTGCTGAGGAAATTGGCTGGGAAGAACCAAGCGGTAAGGAGACAGCCGGAATACTCATCTTGCCAGAGTCGGCTAAGCTGGGAGAGAACGTGGCTGAAGTGCTGAGTCTAGGTGACCTGGTGCTGACTTTAGAAGTCACCCCTGATCGCCCTGACTGCCTTAGTCTGATTGGAATAGCCCGTGAAGTTGCAACTGCTACTGGAGCAAAAGTCCTCCTGCCAGCTTCAGTTGTTCCCAATGACAAGACAGATGCTGACGGCCCGCTTAGCATCAGCATTGCGGACCAGGATCTGTGTTTGCGTTACGCCGGAGCTCTAATTCGAAAGGTGTCAATTGGCTCTTCTCCTGTCTGGCTAAAACAACGGTTGACAGCTGCCGGTATGCGCCCTGTCAACACAGTTGTTGACATCACTAACTATGTGATGTTAGAAATCGGACAGCCCCTACACGCTTTCGATTATGGTAAGTTATCTCGGAAGCAAATTGTTGTCCGACGCAGCCGGCCGGGTGAAATTTTGACTACCTTAGATGGATCTGAACAAGAGCTTAGCGAAAATATGTTAGTCATCGCTGATGGCGACCGGCCCCAGGGGCTGGCCGGTATTATGGGAGGAATGGCGTCCGAGGTAACTACAGCTACGAACACAGTCTTGCTTGAATCAGCTTGCTTTGCCAACACCAATATTCGCCGGACTGCACACCACCTAGGAATGCGAACAGAGGCATCGCTGCGTTTTGAACGCGGGGTAGATCCTAATGGGGCTATCTTTGCCTTGCAAAGATCTGCCCTGCTGCTGGAGCAATTAGGTGCTGGAGAGCTGGATTTCATTGTCGATATTTATCCACAACCGGTAACACCTAGAATCATCAGTGTTAATACTGATCGTATTCGTCGCTTGATTGGAACAACGGTGGACGACGTGTTTATCAAGGCAGCATTGGAAAGACTACAGCTTCAGGTGGTTCGGGAAGACTATCCGGCGCTTCAAGTGCGGGTTCCCACCTTCCGCCCAGATCTGGAACAAGAAGCTGATCTGGTAGAGGAGGTGGCTCGGTTATACGGCTTTGATCGTATTCCAGCTTTACCGCTCGAGGGCCGACTTCAAATAGGGCAGCGGCCGTTGGAGCTAAGAATCGAATTGATGATCAAAGACATCCTGCGGGGATGTGGTTTGGACGAAGTGCAGACCTATAGTCTGGTTGACCCTGATAGCATTGCCAAGCTCAAGCTGCCACCTACAAACAAAAGGCAGCGCTTGATGCCGTTGTTGTTCCCCCTGAGTTCAGAGCAATCCGTACTACGCACAATGCTGATACCAAGCCTGTTAGAGGTTGCCGCTCTAAACCAACGGCGTAAAGCTCAGGCTGTCAACATCTTTGAAGTAAGCCGCGTCTATCTGTCTCACCAACTGCCACCAACCGAATTACCTTCCATGCCCAGGCATTTGGGTATCGTCCTGGCCGGAGCAGTGGGAGAAAGATCGTGGCAAGGTATACCGGCGGCAAACAGCTTCTACCGCCTAAAAGGAATTCTGGAGAAAATAGCTGAGAAATTAGGCGTGGCAGGGAAATTCGTGTCGACTAGTTTGGACTTCTACCATCCTGGACGACAGACCTGTTTTGAGGTAGATGGAAGCTGTCTGGGCGTTTTAGGTGAGCTCCATCCGGACGCTGCCGATTCTTTTGGCTTGTCTGGCCGTGTTTATGCGTTGGAATTAGATCTGACGGCCCTGTTATCACACATAAGACTTACAACAAGATACCGGGCTTTGCCGCGCTACCCCGGGGTAGAACGGGATCTAGCCTTGATAGTTCCTGAAGATACTGAGGCCGCACAAGTAACCCAAGTAATCATGGAATCCGCTGGGCCTTATCTAGCCCACCTGAGATTGTTCGATGTCTACCTTGGAGCACCTGTTCCCGCAGGCTACAAGAACCTAGCCTATTCTTTGTTGTTCCGGTCAGCTGATCAAACTCTCACCGAGGAAGACGTGAACCCTCACCTGGAGAACATTATCATGCAAGCTGCCGAAAAAACCGGTGCAATCTTAAGACACTAG
- the pheS gene encoding phenylalanine--tRNA ligase subunit alpha, whose amino-acid sequence MEERLRFLLETALKAVSAATSKEELDKVRIRFLGRKGELTQILRTMKDIAPEKRAHVGQLANEIRDRIDKELSSQVSEIGRLVRLKQLEKERLDITLPGTAMTLGHKHPLSAVLEQIVDIFLRMGFDVFEGPEVEYDYYNFEALNIPKHHPARDMQDSFYLTEDILLRTHTSPFQARIMEQLAPELPIRVICPGRCYRRDPADATHSPMFYQTEVLVVDRNISFANLKHTLLAFVSEMFGSERRIRLRPSFFPFTEPSAEVDISCLVCEGDGCSLCKGTGWLEILGCGMVHPKVLATAGYNPQEVSGFAAGMGPDRIAMLKYGIDDIRLFYENDLRFLHQF is encoded by the coding sequence ATGGAAGAAAGACTACGGTTTTTACTGGAGACTGCTTTGAAAGCTGTATCAGCTGCAACTTCAAAAGAAGAACTGGACAAAGTGAGAATCAGATTCCTGGGACGAAAAGGCGAATTGACTCAAATTCTTCGAACTATGAAAGACATCGCCCCGGAAAAACGAGCTCACGTTGGACAACTGGCCAACGAGATCCGGGACCGAATTGACAAGGAGTTGTCAAGCCAGGTTAGTGAAATTGGGCGGTTAGTGCGTCTTAAGCAATTAGAAAAAGAACGGTTGGACATTACATTACCAGGCACGGCCATGACCCTGGGGCATAAGCACCCATTATCAGCAGTGTTAGAACAGATTGTGGATATTTTTCTCCGGATGGGGTTCGATGTGTTCGAGGGTCCGGAAGTGGAGTACGACTACTACAATTTCGAGGCGTTGAATATCCCCAAACACCATCCGGCCCGCGACATGCAAGACAGTTTTTATTTAACCGAGGATATTCTGTTGCGCACTCACACATCGCCGTTTCAAGCTCGTATTATGGAACAATTGGCTCCCGAACTCCCAATACGTGTGATATGTCCCGGCCGTTGTTACCGCCGGGATCCAGCTGATGCTACCCACTCACCAATGTTTTATCAGACAGAGGTGTTAGTAGTAGATAGAAACATCAGTTTCGCTAACCTTAAACATACCTTGTTAGCATTTGTCAGTGAAATGTTTGGCTCGGAAAGACGGATTCGTTTGCGCCCCAGTTTCTTTCCCTTTACTGAACCTAGTGCTGAAGTAGATATTTCCTGCCTTGTATGTGAAGGTGATGGATGTAGTTTGTGCAAGGGAACCGGTTGGCTGGAAATATTGGGCTGTGGTATGGTACACCCCAAAGTATTGGCCACCGCCGGTTATAATCCGCAAGAAGTCTCAGGCTTTGCGGCCGGCATGGGGCCGGATAGAATCGCCATGCTCAAATACGGTATTGATGATATTCGGCTCTTTTATGAGAATGACCTGCGCTTTCTACACCAGTTTTAG
- a CDS encoding YqzL family protein yields the protein MIAADFFWRLFENTGSVIAYLVYRKLMLQ from the coding sequence ATGATAGCCGCGGACTTTTTTTGGCGCCTGTTCGAGAACACCGGGTCTGTCATCGCCTATCTGGTGTATCGGAAATTGATGCTACAATAA